The sequence catttcctgatccgaatcactcgaggggcccagagatatctctcttgtagagaggggcaaatcccatcttgaccgactatgtctcacagcatgctttttgacagacccgaaagccacatttatgactaccctgttacggtgcagcgtttgatgacTCCTAaataagtcggttcacatcttgagtacatatgaCGAtatcaggtcttaggacacagcgtacatattgtgtaatgagaatgcatcatctcgtgttgggtcagttcagtctcatgtctcacatgagcccacattattagtttgacatccacatatccatgacttgtgaaacatagtcaatcaactaatacatgtgctagtctaatattcatgtgtgtcctcacaggAACTCCGACTaagaacattttagaatattcatacaagtatagagtttcataaatatttcacataagcattaatcaatacaaattgtcatccatgaatattcaaggtacactttattaaccatgaatacaatgaaatatgattgcctctagggcatatttccaacaatatgaatatcattttttcactaattttattttattatttgaatCATTTGCAGTTCAAATATGACTTGATTCAAAAATTGCTGGAAATGCAATTAATTAGTTATatatagcaaaaaaaattaaaaatataccTAATTTTAACTTGGGTACTACATGTTGTATGTGGTGGGTAGAAAAAGTTTCGAggtgagaagaaaaaaattataactttgccgtgtgtcgaaaatgacacacggcaaactattgactttaccgtgtgccaaaaaaacacacggcaaagtctttgccgtgtgtcagcaCACAGCAAAGCATGGATGTTGCCGTGTGTATTTTTTTGCCATGCGTTTTTGTTGAGGCACCCGGCAAAGtggctctttgccgtgtgcccgataaaaagcacacggcaaagacctaGTCACACGGCATTCTAGCGATTTCCGGTAGTATCTACTTAGACAGAGACCTATATATGGATTAGTAACATATACTCTCtacattccaaattataattcatttgACTTTTTAAATCTCACAAATTTGACGACCACCCGCATGTCTTATATACATTATACAAACCCTGTTTGGTTAGTGTTGCGCTACTCGCGCTAAAAAAGAATCTTATATACATGGAGTACAAAACGAAGTtcatttgcaaaaccttttcacagaTGGACGTAATTTTTCGtggcgaatctaatgacggtaattattCGATGtttggctacagtaatgctacagtaaccaacctctaatcATGCAGTCAAAtgtctcattaaattcgtctcgcgaagtagtgcAGGGGTTGCAGTAAACtagctttatttaatacccGTAATTATTAGTCTAAGTTTGTGCTACTTTCTGGCCcaaacaaaccaaacagggccaagaTACAGCAGTGAATTAATCAGTAATTAAGATGATCTTCCGTACGTACAAGCAAAAAAAAGGCTAAGTTGTTGGTACTGTACTACTAGCCAGGAtatatcctttttttttgaacaaggaCCAGCAGGATACATCTACTAGTTAGTATTTGGTTAATTAGTAGGTACTAGTAGTAGTAGTGAATCGATCGAAGAATGACTGGCCGTTGGTCATGAATGTGTAGTTGAGCTCCCCTGGCTTTGCCGTCTTCTGCCACATCTGGTCCTCGAGCATCTCGTCGGTGAGCCCGAAGGCCCTGAGCTCGTCGGCGGTGTGGTGGACGAGGAGGCTGTACCTGCCGCCCTGCCCCGTCTGCATGACGAGGGCGCCGCCATTGTCGAGGTTCTCGAGGCTCTCGAACTGGCGCACCGTCCACTTGTACCAGCGCATGAGGAAGACGCGGAGCGTGAGGCCGTGGGAGACGAGCACGACGTTCATGTTGGGGCTCTGCTCCCCGGGCGGCTGGAAGCGGCCGATGTCGATGTCGGCGCGCAGCGTCTCCCGGAATCCGGTGATGCGGTCGTAGACGTCGGCGGCCGACTCGCCGTTGGGGAAGCGGTAGAAGAAGCGGCCGTAGCGGAGGCGGGTCTCCTTCTCGACGCGCATCCGGTCGCGGTCCTGGAAGTTGCCGAAGTCCTGCTCGCGGAGGCGCGGCTCCTCCCGGACGCCGGCGATGCGGTGGGGCTCGAGGGAGTGGGCGATGCCGCGCAGCGTCTCCAGCGTGCGGCGGTAGGGGGAGACGTAGAAGTAGACCTTCCAGTCGTCGTCGGAGCCGGAGGAGAAGAGGtcccggaggcggcggccgcagagCTCGGCGTCGCGGCGGCCCTTGGCTGTGAGGCCGATGCGCGGGTCTGGGACGCGCGTGTAGGCGGCCTCGTCCACGTTGCCCTCGCTCTCGCCGTGCCGCACCAGCACGATGcgccggggccgcggcggcggaggcgcatcACGCAGCCGCACCAGCTCCGggaactgctgctgctgctgctgggcgcggcggagcgggacgCCCAGCGTGTCCTCGCAGCACCGGCACCGCATCAGGCGCTTGCTgatgggcggcgccggcgccgccatcgaTCGACGACGGTATGCCGCAGATGCAGGAGGCAATGTCGTCGTTAACGAGGAGCTAATAATTAAGGGTTTCGCTGGCTTTGTTGGTTGCCGGTAGATGATGGCATGGCATTGGCAGGGCATGGCATCCGTACGTGAAGATAACAAGATAAGAAGAAGAACCGATTGAAGAATTAGAAGCAGAGGAATGAAATGAGGAGGCGGATGGCACgcaagatgttgatgatggagTTGTTCACTTGTGTGGCGAGGAgcgcatggccggccggccactcGCCATGTCTGTCGTGTTCCTCCTGTGTGTGTGTACTCGCGCCGTGCGGTTTTGTGGTGTGCCTGCCTGCTCCCGGCAACGGCatgccgctgccggccgccaTCTGTGGCGTGGCGTATcgtgcggcggctgcggctgcggctgctgcaGTGCCAACCAACTTGGAGTCACCCTCTTGCCTCTTGTCCAGTTGTCCTGCTCCGAGGAAGGAATATCCTATCCTTTTTATTTGAGAGGAAAAGAATATCCTATACTAGTTTAGTTTTATGAACATCTCGACAGATCATGAGGACCGATGAAGTCATCACGCTATCAACGAGCACGTCGTCTACCACTGAAATAAAAATGCCAGctaaattttgaaataaattcaaaaaaatgtgaGCACTTGTACCAAATCGAGGATTTAAATTCTGATGGGCAGATTTCACCCTAAGAAACCTTACACCAGTTCTCCAGTACCTCCTGTTCCTGCCACGCACGAGGCGGGTTCTGGAAGGTTTGTCAAGCCCAATGGGCTTCAAAAACTAGTGCCGTATTTTTCTCTTTTGAAAAGCTCTCCGTAGTTTTCTCTGTGTGTTGGCCCACGCACACCATGCGGCTAGCAGTGAAGCAGAGAAATTAGTCCGTTTGGTTTGGGCCTTTGGACTGTGTAAAGCAGAGAAATGCTTTGCTTTTACATTGGGTTGGGTCTCAAGACTAAACCCAAGCTTGTTTGAAGCTAGCAGACGCATTAGAA comes from Panicum virgatum strain AP13 chromosome 4K, P.virgatum_v5, whole genome shotgun sequence and encodes:
- the LOC120702349 gene encoding phosphoglycerate mutase-like protein AT74H — translated: MPCQCHAIIYRQPTKPAKPLIISSSLTTTLPPASAAYRRRSMAAPAPPISKRLMRCRCCEDTLGVPLRRAQQQQQQFPELVRLRDAPPPPRPRRIVLVRHGESEGNVDEAAYTRVPDPRIGLTAKGRRDAELCGRRLRDLFSSGSDDDWKVYFYVSPYRRTLETLRGIAHSLEPHRIAGVREEPRLREQDFGNFQDRDRMRVEKETRLRYGRFFYRFPNGESAADVYDRITGFRETLRADIDIGRFQPPGEQSPNMNVVLVSHGLTLRVFLMRWYKWTVRQFESLENLDNGGALVMQTGQGGRYSLLVHHTADELRAFGLTDEMLEDQMWQKTAKPGELNYTFMTNGQSFFDRFTTTTSTY